In Phenylobacterium hankyongense, the sequence TGGTGGTCGACCCGACCATCCTGTTGATGGACGAGCCGTTCTCCGCCCTCGACGTGCTCACCGCCGAGACCCTGCGCACCGATCTCCTCGACCTCTGGGGCGAGGGCCGCATGGGGATCCAGTCGATCCTGATGGTCACCCACAACATCGAGGAGGCGGTGCTGATGTGCGACCGCATCCTGGTGTTCTCCTCCAACCCCGGCCGCATCGTCGCCGAGATCAAGGTCGACCTGCCGCAACCGCGCAACCGCCAGAACCCGGCCTTCCGCGCGCTGGTGGACGACATCTACGCGCGGATGACGCAGCGTGGCTCGGCCGGCGAGCGGCGCGGCGACGGGGTTTTCCCCGGCATGGGCATCGGCATGGTGCTGCCGCGGGTCTCCACCAACATCCTGGCCGGGCTGATGGAGACGGTCAGCGCGCCGCCCTTCGACGGCGAGGCGCATCTGCCGGACCTGGCCGAGGCGCTTCACTACGAGGCTGACGAGCTGTTCCCGATCGCCGAGACCCTGCAGCTCCTGCGGTTCGCTGAGCTGGGAGGCGGCGACCTGAAGCTGACCGCCGAGGCGCGGCGCTACGCCGAGGCCGACGTCGACGCCCGCAAGCAGCTCTTCGCCCAACACCTGATCGCCTACGTGCCGCTGGCCCGGCACATCCGCCGCGTGCTCGACGAACGTGCGTCGCACCAGGCGCCCGCCCGCCGCTTCCGCGACGAGCTGGAGGACCTGATGTCGCCGGAAGACGCCGAACAGACCCTCAAGGGCGTCACCAACTGGGCGCGGTATGCCGAGGCCTTCGCCTACGACGAGGGCGCGGACCTGTTCACGCTCGACGATCCGAGCTGAGGCACGGTCGAGGTCCGGGGTTTCGCAAACAAGTATCTATTGACACTAGTTTGGCCCGCCAGATAGTCTCAATTGAAACTAGATAGGCGCATCAACCGTGCGGGCTGGCCAAGGCCGAGCCGCCGGGAGTGGGACGGACAATGAAGCTGGCTTCGCTGAAATCGGGTCGCGATGGCCGCCTGGTGGTGGTTTCCGACGACCTTCGACTTTGCGCCGACGCCTCGGCGATCGCCCCGACCCTGCAGGCCGCACTGGACGACTGGTCGGCCGTCGAGCCCTGGCTGCGGGAAATGTCCGCCAAGGTCGAGACTGGATATGCCGCCG encodes:
- a CDS encoding AAA-associated domain-containing protein, which translates into the protein MAAIDDRHLLDVRNVRHLYGKPGGGGQLVLDDVDLTLFDNEIVGLLGRSGSGKSTLLRSIAGLIQPTSGEITFPRANAASPTRVSMVFQSFALFPWLTVQQNVEVGLEARRVAPDVRRRRGLAAIDLIGLDGFENAYPKELSGGMRQRVGLARALVVDPTILLMDEPFSALDVLTAETLRTDLLDLWGEGRMGIQSILMVTHNIEEAVLMCDRILVFSSNPGRIVAEIKVDLPQPRNRQNPAFRALVDDIYARMTQRGSAGERRGDGVFPGMGIGMVLPRVSTNILAGLMETVSAPPFDGEAHLPDLAEALHYEADELFPIAETLQLLRFAELGGGDLKLTAEARRYAEADVDARKQLFAQHLIAYVPLARHIRRVLDERASHQAPARRFRDELEDLMSPEDAEQTLKGVTNWARYAEAFAYDEGADLFTLDDPS